The genomic interval CGAGCGCGGATTCTCTAAGTGAAAATTGATCCGCGTCCATTGCTATAATATGATTTTTAAATTCTAATTTTCTGTATGGTTTTAGGTTTCCGATATTTGACGTATGTATTTCACCGTCGAATAAATTTAAAATTAATTTTTTTCTATCTGCTGTAAAATAAATTTCACCTCGTTTGGCAGTAACAACATTATAACTCTGAGCGGTAGAATAATCATATATTGTAAGATTTTTAAGTTCATTAGTTTCAGAATCAATTTCTCTTGCCAATAATGAATATCTCGGCATTTCTTGAGAAAATACTCCCGGTACCAAAGATAAAGTTGGCTTTTGATTGGAAATATCCTGAGTTAAAACTCTTAAAGCGTGATTTGCTTCGGGATAAATATTGTTGTTAAACTGAACTAGCAAGAAGGCGATCAGAATACTTCCGGCAAGCGGCGGCAGCATCATTTTGTACAAACTAATTCCGGAAGCTTTCATTATTGCGACTTCGTTATTTTGAGCCATACTTCCGAAAGCCATTAAAGTGGCTATTAAAACAGCCATTGGAACGGCTAGAACAAACATCCAGCTTAAGCTGTAAATTATCAATTTGGAAATTACAATAAAGCTCAAACCTTTACCGACAAGTTTATCCGCAATTTTCATTAAGAACTGCAAAAGAAAAACCGACATTAATGTAAACAGCGCAAACAAAAACGGCATCAGCAAATTTTTAGATATGTATTTGAATAATATCATATGTTATAAGTTAATACTTTTTCAAAAATAAATAATCTTTTCAATTTTATTTGGGAAATCTCAATTCTATTCCTTCTATTTCTATTATAATTAAAAAGAATTTCTTAAGTTTTAAAAGTGTTTTTCCATCTTTAACAAAAGGAGAGATCGTGGAATCAGTATTAAATTATATATCTAAAAATAAAGAGAATTATGTAAATGAATTGAAAGATTATTTACGAATTCCGAGTATTTCTACATTAAGTTCACACAAAAATGATATGTTGAAATGCGCCGAATTTGTATCAAAAAAAATGAAAGACGCCGGATTAGATAAAGTTGAAATACTCAAAACTGAAGGCAACCCATTGGTTTACGGAGAATGGCTTAATGCTCCCGGAAAACCAACAGTTTTAATATACGGTCATTATGATGTTCAGCCTGTTGATCCGATAAATTTATGGAAATCAGATCCTTTTGAACCCGTAATTGAAGATGGTAAAATTTGGGCACGCGGCGCAAATGATAATAAGGGTCAAAATTTTGTTCACATTAAAAGTGTTGAAGCATTTTTAAAATCTGAAAATAAACTTCCGCTTAATGTTAAATTTTTAATAGAGGGTGAAGAAGAAGTCGGCAGCGAAAATTTAGAGAAATTTCTTAAAGCCAACAAGGATAAATTAAAATGCGATGCGGTGTTAATTTCAGATACTAGCTTATACAAAGAAGGAACTCCGACATTAAATTACGGCTTACGCGGCTTAAGTTATATGGAAGTTGAACTTACCGGACCAAATAAAGACCTTCATTCCGGAAGTTTCGGCGGCTCAGTCGCTAATCCCATAAATGAATTGGCAAAAATTATAAGCAAACTTCATGATAAAAACGGAAAAGTTACAATTCCTGACTTTTATAAAGACGTACTTCCATTTACAAAAAAGGAAATTGAGAATATTAATAATTTAAAATTTTCCGATAAAAATTACGCAAAAGAATTAGGAGTAAAAGAACTGCAAGGCGAAAAAGGATTTAACACTTTACAAAGAATTTGGGGAAGACCGACTTTAGATTGCAATGGCATATTCGGAGGATTTACAGGCGAAGGAGCAAAAACGGTTCTGCCTTCAAAAGCAACCGCAAAAATCAGTATGAGATTGGTTCCGAATCAAGATCCGAAAAAAATCTCGAAGGAATTTACAAAATATATTAAATTACTTGCGCCGAAAAGCGTTAGCGTAAAAATAACAGATATGCACGGCGGTTATCCGGTTGTTGTATCGTTGGAAGATCCGGCAATAATGGCAGCTTCAAAAGCGGTTGAAAAAGCGTTTGGTAAAAAAACAGTTTATACAAGGGAAGGCGGTTCAATACCAATTGTGGTTGATTTTGTTAAACAGCTTAAAGCTCCGGCAATTCTTATGGGATTGGGATTGGATTCCGATAATATTCATTCGCCTAACGAGCATTTTAGTTTGAAAAGCTTTGAATTGGGAATTTTAAGTTCGGCATATTTTATTAACGAGTATTCGCAAATAAAAATTTAGTTAAGAGGAGTATTTTGGGTTTATTAAATTCATATTATAAACAAAGATTTGAAAATTTAAAGATCAACGCGGATGATACGGTTGAAATTTATTCTGATTATAAAATAGAAAATGACGCGATTAAATTCGGAGTTGGAATTTACGATAGATCGGAATCTGCTGTTTTAAAACTTGTTGGAAAAGATGTCCTGGATTTTCTTAACAGAATATCAACAAATGAAGTTATCAATTTAGAACCATACCATTACGTAAGTACATTATTTACCAACGAGAAAGGGAAGTTGATTGACAGAACTGCGCTGATAAGATATGAAGATGAATATTTTTTAATTGGAAGTAAATTTAACGATATGATGTTATTAAGGTGGATTGAAAAATATATTATTACCGAAAACGTAAAGTGTGAAAATTGTTCGAACAAATATTTAATACTCGATATTATTGGTCCGCAGGCTGAATCATATTTAACATTGATTTGCGGAAAGGAAGTTGATGAACTTGATAATAACAGACTTCACCAAGTTATTATTGATACTAAAACGGCTTTCCTGTTAAAGAAAAAAGCACACAGCGGAGAAATTATTTATTGGTTGCTATCGA from Ignavibacteriota bacterium carries:
- a CDS encoding LptF/LptG family permease is translated as MILFKYISKNLLMPFLFALFTLMSVFLLQFLMKIADKLVGKGLSFIVISKLIIYSLSWMFVLAVPMAVLIATLMAFGSMAQNNEVAIMKASGISLYKMMLPPLAGSILIAFLLVQFNNNIYPEANHALRVLTQDISNQKPTLSLVPGVFSQEMPRYSLLAREIDSETNELKNLTIYDYSTAQSYNVVTAKRGEIYFTADRKKLILNLFDGEIHTSNIGNLKPYRKLEFKNHIIAMDADQFSLRESALGGRRGDRELGAPAILALVDSIAQLNNEETKRLEKQITSNFVKDTLHFANIEKHNKSLKISLFHAEDKVRATKNALMPILRRIDANEKRMDSYWVEIHKKYSIPFACIVFVLIGVPLGTMTRRGGFGVAAGISLGFFLVYWAFLIGGEKLSDRGMLSPFWGTWTANIVLGIIGIILVRKGAKERVELNLDFFKKFVPKSWRINSENN
- a CDS encoding dipeptidase — translated: MESVLNYISKNKENYVNELKDYLRIPSISTLSSHKNDMLKCAEFVSKKMKDAGLDKVEILKTEGNPLVYGEWLNAPGKPTVLIYGHYDVQPVDPINLWKSDPFEPVIEDGKIWARGANDNKGQNFVHIKSVEAFLKSENKLPLNVKFLIEGEEEVGSENLEKFLKANKDKLKCDAVLISDTSLYKEGTPTLNYGLRGLSYMEVELTGPNKDLHSGSFGGSVANPINELAKIISKLHDKNGKVTIPDFYKDVLPFTKKEIENINNLKFSDKNYAKELGVKELQGEKGFNTLQRIWGRPTLDCNGIFGGFTGEGAKTVLPSKATAKISMRLVPNQDPKKISKEFTKYIKLLAPKSVSVKITDMHGGYPVVVSLEDPAIMAASKAVEKAFGKKTVYTREGGSIPIVVDFVKQLKAPAILMGLGLDSDNIHSPNEHFSLKSFELGILSSAYFINEYSQIKI